The genomic stretch CGTTTCTGTGCCTGTGTTCGCTTCAAATACTAAATATTTACGTCCATCTTCTTCGATATAGTGAGGATCTCTGAACGTATGGTTATCGTTGTAGTCTCCACCACCGAACGCTTTTTCAACCGTTTGGTACATCTTGCTGTCTCCGCCTTCAAAGATAGACTTGTAATCTTCTACACCGTCGATCTCCAGCGTTTTGCTATCAGGTTGAGAAAGGTTTACTTGTGCAGTTGTTAACGTTTGTTTACCGAAACGGTCTTGATCTGGTTTGAATGCTTCACGGTTTGTATAGAACAAACGAACTTCACCGTCAGAAGTGAACGTTGCAGAGCCTGACCACTCTTCAGATTGACGGTCTAAGTATTTATCGTTTGCTTTGAATTTGTCATCGTCCTCGAAAACACGTCCAGCATTTTTCCAAGCATCGATTGATTGGTCATCTGCTTTTTTATAAAACATGTAGATGAACGTGTCGTTCGGGTTCTTCGGGTCACCTGCTAAACCGAAAACGATGTGATAGCCTTTGTATTCAGCAACCGTTCCATCCGCGTTTTGAAGTGGCCATGTATCCCAAACATCCATGTCGATCTGTTTGCCGTTTTCGTCAACCTTCTTAGCTGACTCTACGTTCTTGATCGTAGATGCATCAAATTTTGGCACTGTATATTTTGGATCGTTATGTTGATTGATCATCTGCTTCATGTCGTAGCGCGTGATCTGTGAAGTTCCGTACGTTTCTTTAAAATCTGAAGGGGTTTGACCTGACGCGAATGTTGTTGCGCCCCCTCCTAATAAAATCGCAGTACTGAGTGATACGACAGCTACTTTTTTCGCCATATTACGATAGTTCATACGTATTCCTCCTATGTGATTTTCGTTGGGACTGATTCAGCAGTTCCAATCGTTTGTCTTTGCATGATTAAGTATAGGGAAGGATGCTGCATGTAGATATGGCATAGATTGATAAGGATTTCGTCTTAAATTGATATCTCGTAAAGTTTGGTGGAAAGTATACTAAAAGATTGTTGTTTTTAACTCCTTGTCACCTTTGATAATTGATTGGAGTGGAAGGTGCGAGACTCCTACGGGACAGGCGGGCAGGTGAGACACTTAAATGTGAAACGTTCGAATGTGGCTCACCGCCTGCCCCGTGGAAAGCGAGCAGCCTGGAACGGAAATCAACACTTCCAAAAGCAACAAAGCTTACGAAAACAGCCTTATAAATTGATTGCGTAGTAATTCAACAACTTTCACAACAAAAAAAGACCCCTATCAAGGAGTCTCATCATTCTTGTGCTTTCCGTGCCCTGTCCCAGGAGAGCTGAAATTCGCGCAACAGCTGCTCACGTGTCAATTGTTTACCTACATACATCTGCATGGCAGATCCGAACTCTTCTTTTACCCCTGCGGGAAAGCCGTTCCAGTTGGCATCCAACGTGTTGCCTTCTTTGTATGCGGCAATCGTCTCTTTAGCAAGAGGACCTAGTTTGTCTGTTTTTATGTTTTTAAAAACCGGGATGAACTTAAAACGCTCCGTAATGAACGTTTGCCCTTTTTTTGAATTCACCATCCAGTTTAAAAAACGCTTCGCTTCTTTTTTATCTGATGAATCTGCCTCTTTGTTCACGACCCAATAATTCGGCACGCTCACCACAAGCTGATCGGTTGGTTCATCATTAATTGGTATCGGCATAAAGCTAACGTCTAGGTCTCGTGCTCGTTCATCAATCATCGGCTGAATCCAGTTTCCTTGAAGAATCATCGCTGCTTTTTCTTTTGCAAAAAGATCCACTTCCATGTTGTAATCCGTCGTTAACGGATCAGCGTTTCCATATTTCAGCGTAACATCTAATAGATCAATCACATCATGAAACAAAGGATTGTCCGGAATCTGTTCTTCACCTGCATTCAACCTTTTTATAAAATCATCTGGATCTTTTTGTCTCGCAAAAGCCACGTTTAATAGATGGACACCGAGCTTCCAGTCCTCGTAATAGCCAGTTGCGAACGGGGTGATTCCTTTTTGCTGTAATGTTGCCGCTGCATTTTTCAACTCTGATAATGTCTCTGGTACTTGCTCGACACCCGCACGTTGAAACAACTCCTCATTATAGATGAAGCCATAGCCTTCTAAATTCATAGGCATTCCGTACACGTTGCCATCCATCTTAATCGCGTTAAGCGTACCTGGATAGACTTCCTTGACCCATCGCTCTTTTGACAGGTCCTCTAAATATGGCCGCCATGTCTCAGCATTCTCATAACCTGTGTTTGTGAAAATGTCCGGTCCCTTACCTGAAGCGAGCTCCGCTTTTAAGTCGGAATAATCATCAGCCGCTCCTCCGACCGTACGAATCCGTATATCAATCTCAGGATTTTCTTTTTCATAGACTTTCGCGAGCTCTTCAAATTCAGAGGCAATCTCTACTTTCGGATTTCGAATATCGAGAACGACCTTTTTCTCTATCTTTGCTTCTTTCTTGTGCTTCGAATCACTTTCTGTCTGACAGCCCGCGAGAAGAATCACTATCATACCAATACTTACATATCGCTTTTCCATGTTTTCTGGAATCACCCCTTTCCTTATAAAATCTCTGCTTACGATTTTTAACCATTTCGATATTCAAACGGGGTTATCCCCACTTCTTTTTTAAAAAGCTTTGAAAAGTATTTTTCATCTTGATACCCAAGCATCGTCGAGATCGAAAAGATGCTTTCATCACTTTCCTTCAACCAACGTTTCGCCTGATCAATCCTCAGTTTTGTTATATACTTGGACAATGTTAAGCCTGTTTCTTGTTTGAATTTACGAGAGATATGCTCCCGGCTGAAAAAGAACCCGTTCGCTAGTCTCTCTAAACTCATATCTTCCATGTAGTATGTTTCAACATAAGAAATAATATCGTTCATGCGCTGCTTTGCTTCAAGTTCGTCTAACCGCTGGATCGATCGGTAGTTCTGGTTTTCCATCTCACTTTGAAGATCGTTATATTTTTCGTGAATCTCATGTAGAGACTGAAGCTCGCCCTTTACAAGGCGCACCGGAATATCAAGCTCACGGCTTAAACGCTCTTCAACGAAAAGCCACTCTTCCGGCAAGGTGATGAGCACACTTTGATTAGAGTCACCCGACAGCATCACAGCGTTTCCGATTTCTTGTTCCACCAGCTGATCAGCTAGTTTTTCAATAAAAGGTGCGGGCTGATGCATTTGATAGAACGTTAATAATGTTAAATCATATTTTTCAGATGGTGGCAGGTTTGAGGCGATGAAATCAAGGTCAGCCGGCTCACCGAGACAAGCGGCTAACATCGTCTGACTCCATCGAATCTTGACCGCGTCCTCTTGATACAGACGAGACTTGCTTTCCTCATCATAAGCCGCAACAGCTTTTTTCAACACGTTGTTAAAAGCCTCATCCTCGACCGGTTTTAATAGATAATCGAAGCTATTATGCTGAATGGCTTTTCTCATAAACTGATAATCATCGTAACCTGTAATCAACACCACTTTGCCTTCGTACGAGATGGAATCCAGCCATTCGATCAGCTCCAAGCCACTCATTCCCGGCATCTTAATATCTGTAAAAATAATTTCCGGCTGCTCTTTTTCGATAACTTTCTTTGCTTCGTTTCCGTTCGCTGCTTCCAAGAGCTCTGTTATCCCGTGTTCATCCCACTTGCCGATATACCGGATCACATCGCGGACATTGAACTCATCGTCAGCTATCAACACCTTCATATCCGTTACCTTCTTTCTGTTACTAAACCCTTGGCTCGTCATTAGAATCTTTTGGAATAACAATCGTCACCGAAAACCCTTTTCCATTCGGTCTATCCACTAAGAATTCCGCTTTTGTGCCATAGTTTAGAATCAGTCGCTGATATATATTCTTCAGCCCGATATGCTCGTTTACAGGGGTACCTTCCGATGGTGATTCGTAAATGTTTTCTCGTAAACGCTCTAAATCGTTTTGTGTGATTTCAGGTCCATCACTATTTTCAACAACAAGATAGAGAGTATCTCCTTTTAACTCACCCGAAACCGTCAGTTGTGCTTCATAATACCCCTCTTCATACACATGCTTGAAAAAATTCTCAACGAGCGGTTGTAAAATCATGCTTGGAATCCTACTCTCTAGTACCTCGTCACTAAACTCAAATGAATAGTGCAGATTTTTTCCAAATCGAGCCTGTTGCAGAGTGAGGTAAGCCTTCATATAATCCACTTCATTCTGCACGCTCACCCACTGGTTTGCTTGCATGGAATAACGCATCATCTTAGACAACGAAGTTATAAGGCCGTACACTTGCGGTGACTTGGAACGCAGCGCCACCGCTCCGATTGATTGCAGAGCATTGAACAAAAAGTGCGGGTTCACTTGTGACTTCAACGCGCGGAACTGATTTCTTCGGTTCTCAATTTCTAACTTATATTCACGATTAATATGAAGGTTGATCCGATCCGTCATGTCTTTAATATGCCGTTCCAAGTGTCCGATCTCATCTTGCCTATCTTGATCAAATGGTATCGTGATATGTCCACCTTCAATCCCGCGCACCTTCTCGCTCAGTTCCCGAATCGGCCGAGAGATTTTGTATGAGATAAAACTGATCATGAGTAGACCTAAAAGGCCAACACCAAGTCCAACGATGATATTGATGGTTGCCGTCTTCCGAACATCACGAAACAGTACGTCACTCGGCGTCTTTTTCACCAGTTTCCATCCTTCAACTGGTCCTTTTAATGTCTTAGTTAACGATATTTCTTTATCTGTTGTACCTTTTTGGATTCGATTTTTTAGCTCGGATGGAACACGCTTACCTATTAATGAAGCATCCGTAGCATACATAATCTCGTTTTGATCGTTAATCAGATAAGCAGATGACCCGTTTTCTCCGGCTAAGTTACTCACGATCTTTGAATACTCACCTAAACTGATGTCCATCGTCATGATTCCAAGAAACTTGTCAGACGGCACTTCCTTTATTTTATGATGAATGCTCAGCACCTTCGTCCGGTCAGATTCTGGAATGATCGCCGCGTTGTTGTAGTTTTTGATCACATGAGGCTGCTCGATCACGTGATTTTTATTCGATTTAAACAATTGTTTAATGTGTTCTTGGTTCAGCAGATTCGGCTGCGGTTTTCGCGTACTAACTGTCGCGTTGTAAACGGTAAACGACTCTTTTCCTTCATTTAAATAAAACCGGAGCTGACGAATCTCATTTCTAGCTAAGTAAAACGTCTCAATACTCTTCTCGACCGAATCCTGATCAAAATAGATCGAGTCTTCAAATCCTTCCGTAAAAATGCGAAACAGATCTGGATTTCGATACAAAATAAAAGGCAGGTTCACCATGTCATCAAAATATTGTTGGAGGTCTTCCGCATTCTTCTCCAGCTGCATCTTGCTGTTGTTGAGTTCATACTCTTCAACACTGTTCTTCGTGTATGCATATATAAGAAAAATCGTTAAAAAGTACGGCACGATAATAAAACCTAACAGCATAAGCAACAAACGACTATGTATACTTTTCACGTGCGACCTCCTTTACTTGAAGCTTTTCCTATTATTGTTCAATCAAAACAAGTTTTGGATGTTTTAGTTGTTCGTCTTGGTGGGTGGTTTTGTGAGGATTTAGGGTGTGGGGGATGAGCCGTTAGAAGTTTTAAGCAAGATATTTTGAATCGGACAGATTATCGGCCGAAATGGACAGATTGTATTGGAGAATGGACAG from Bacillus sp. E(2018) encodes the following:
- a CDS encoding ABC transporter substrate-binding protein, with product MEKRYVSIGMIVILLAGCQTESDSKHKKEAKIEKKVVLDIRNPKVEIASEFEELAKVYEKENPEIDIRIRTVGGAADDYSDLKAELASGKGPDIFTNTGYENAETWRPYLEDLSKERWVKEVYPGTLNAIKMDGNVYGMPMNLEGYGFIYNEELFQRAGVEQVPETLSELKNAAATLQQKGITPFATGYYEDWKLGVHLLNVAFARQKDPDDFIKRLNAGEEQIPDNPLFHDVIDLLDVTLKYGNADPLTTDYNMEVDLFAKEKAAMILQGNWIQPMIDERARDLDVSFMPIPINDEPTDQLVVSVPNYWVVNKEADSSDKKEAKRFLNWMVNSKKGQTFITERFKFIPVFKNIKTDKLGPLAKETIAAYKEGNTLDANWNGFPAGVKEEFGSAMQMYVGKQLTREQLLREFQLSWDRARKAQE
- a CDS encoding response regulator is translated as MKVLIADDEFNVRDVIRYIGKWDEHGITELLEAANGNEAKKVIEKEQPEIIFTDIKMPGMSGLELIEWLDSISYEGKVVLITGYDDYQFMRKAIQHNSFDYLLKPVEDEAFNNVLKKAVAAYDEESKSRLYQEDAVKIRWSQTMLAACLGEPADLDFIASNLPPSEKYDLTLLTFYQMHQPAPFIEKLADQLVEQEIGNAVMLSGDSNQSVLITLPEEWLFVEERLSRELDIPVRLVKGELQSLHEIHEKYNDLQSEMENQNYRSIQRLDELEAKQRMNDIISYVETYYMEDMSLERLANGFFFSREHISRKFKQETGLTLSKYITKLRIDQAKRWLKESDESIFSISTMLGYQDEKYFSKLFKKEVGITPFEYRNG
- a CDS encoding glycoside hydrolase family 68 protein, yielding MNYRNMAKKVAVVSLSTAILLGGGATTFASGQTPSDFKETYGTSQITRYDMKQMINQHNDPKYTVPKFDASTIKNVESAKKVDENGKQIDMDVWDTWPLQNADGTVAEYKGYHIVFGLAGDPKNPNDTFIYMFYKKADDQSIDAWKNAGRVFEDDDKFKANDKYLDRQSEEWSGSATFTSDGEVRLFYTNREAFKPDQDRFGKQTLTTAQVNLSQPDSKTLEIDGVEDYKSIFEGGDSKMYQTVEKAFGGGDYNDNHTFRDPHYIEEDGRKYLVFEANTGTETGYQGEESLYNQAYYGKSTAFFQDEKKNLLASDKKETAKKANGAIGIIEINDDYSVKKVMKPLIVSNTVTDEIERPNIFKKDGKWYLFTSSRGAKMTIDGIDDRDIYMLGYSADSLDGPFKPLNKTGIVLHQDQDPNDITWTYAHYAIPQENSDNVVVTSYMTNRGFFEDRKSTFAPSFEMNIKNQKTSVVKNSILEQGQLTK
- a CDS encoding sensor histidine kinase — encoded protein: MKSIHSRLLLMLLGFIIVPYFLTIFLIYAYTKNSVEEYELNNSKMQLEKNAEDLQQYFDDMVNLPFILYRNPDLFRIFTEGFEDSIYFDQDSVEKSIETFYLARNEIRQLRFYLNEGKESFTVYNATVSTRKPQPNLLNQEHIKQLFKSNKNHVIEQPHVIKNYNNAAIIPESDRTKVLSIHHKIKEVPSDKFLGIMTMDISLGEYSKIVSNLAGENGSSAYLINDQNEIMYATDASLIGKRVPSELKNRIQKGTTDKEISLTKTLKGPVEGWKLVKKTPSDVLFRDVRKTATINIIVGLGVGLLGLLMISFISYKISRPIRELSEKVRGIEGGHITIPFDQDRQDEIGHLERHIKDMTDRINLHINREYKLEIENRRNQFRALKSQVNPHFLFNALQSIGAVALRSKSPQVYGLITSLSKMMRYSMQANQWVSVQNEVDYMKAYLTLQQARFGKNLHYSFEFSDEVLESRIPSMILQPLVENFFKHVYEEGYYEAQLTVSGELKGDTLYLVVENSDGPEITQNDLERLRENIYESPSEGTPVNEHIGLKNIYQRLILNYGTKAEFLVDRPNGKGFSVTIVIPKDSNDEPRV